The following nucleotide sequence is from Drosophila kikkawai strain 14028-0561.14 chromosome 2L, DkikHiC1v2, whole genome shotgun sequence.
TCGGCTTCTTAGCGGTAGCCGGAGCAGTTGCTTTCTTCACTGCCTTCTTAGGCTTGGCGGACGCTGCTGCCTTGGCCTTCGgtgccttggctgcctttggcttcgcggcggccggcttagcctttgctgctgctggctttgcctttacgactccagttttcttggcatccttggcctttgccttctcagttttcttcttctcggcAGTCTTCTTGGTGGCAACGGCCTTCTTAGCCTTGGGTTTCTTGTCAGCAGCTCCGGCGGCTTTCTTTGCGGTGGCTCCGGCTTTCTTGGTGACTACCTTCttgcttttgacttttttctcagcagccgcaacctttggcttgggctcctttttggcagaggccgacagtttgaaggaaccagacgcaccctttccctttgtttgGATCAGCTTTCCATTAGCCACTGCGGACTTCAAGTACTTCTTGATGAATGGAGCCAGTTTCTGGGCGTCGCATTTGTAGGTGGCAGtgatatatttcttgattGCCAGAAGCGATGAGCCACCACGCTCCTTCAAGTTCTTGATGGAAGCATCCACCATTTGTTGAGTTGGCGGATGTGATGGTGGAACTGCtgccttcttggccttggTAGCTCCTGAACCAGATGCCTTTTTGGCGGCCACCTTCTTCTCAACTGGCGCTGGTGGGGCAGCCACTGGGGACGCGGATGTTGCCACTGCAGAGTCGGACATTTTTGCTTcactaattattttcgaaagctaacgaaaaacacttttatttgtatagaAATGGCGCGAGCGGTCTAGACCCGACGTCCCTCGTTGATATGAGAATCGAGGAGGAGAGCAGTATAACTATGTGTTTGGCAGCGCTCATTTACGTTGCCTATGTTTGATCGATgtgcagttttattttcttcttttctcaatgttatatttttaaatggtagaatgttttaattattttaagcacttaaatgtttcataaaacatgtttagttagtttaatgtgaaattattgtttggatcattttgtaaaagtgtctgaagttcaagatttgcatttttgaccaaagcatttcgtgaaaaatcatctgttaaaatattaaaatttatgaatattatgaatattttttagaaagagtGAAATTTGAACCTTTTACTTGCGGGAacactcaaaatattttcgttttaaacaaattatggtattttttgaccactttcaaattggccctttcatacataaattgtcggctttcttggtactttcgggtatggttttggctacctaaaaaatattaatattttaaaatatattagtttttgtcaattttgtaaaataaataggacacatgttttagttaataaaagtttaaactgaatttatgcatttgtttCTAGGAAATGGCCTATTATGTTCCCCATACAACGTTCATATTCGAGTTTTCTTGAGCACAGTACCCAAGGAGACGGGAAATGAAatcttttaagcatttaatttgatggatttttagtttataagtgtaatattaatatcttaagaaaaatagaaaaaacaaattgatttgttttttattacttaaataaaatgttcaaatcaagcagtttgaatacatttttttttgaacttaataacttaagtaaatattttaattatttatttatttattatgaaattaacgcgtaattcaaattgcgcgaaattttagtttagctATACCAACTTTAGGCCTtaagggggatatacatgtaaacggtcaaaatgtagacatttttcgtgaattttttaatgtaggaaataatttcctaaggaaaaatgccattttcaggtaatcagatttcacttcacaccctcttaaaaaatagtaatactcatttgtattacccgcatttaggttcaaatagaagataatttcatgctgatcataataatttttgattcactccgatatgttacatagttttttgtgaatcgtgcccatagcataggtaaaaatgcaaaaattttaagcagagaAAAATACGTTTAACACTTATATACCTTGCGTATAtagttgatttgaggcacttggagttggaattcgataatgaaacttacacagtatattctttaagtaacaaactattttttttgttttttaatatacctttttaatcttttaaaaattccctgaattaaaataatataaatgtcccTACATTCCGTAGATACCAATAGAGTATCGCACtatctaaataattgtaaatatttgtatttatatattttaggatCGATCTCTGACTATAAGatatttaaccataaaaacgcaaaaccgggaatgttttatttgtagtatgtaaattatatatgaaaatgtataatctctattataaatatgtttgtggtcctgaaaaggaccgatttgtacaaaatgtattgaCGCTATTTGCTAGTCGAAGCAATCTCAACTTAAGCACGCTCGCCACGGATACGACGGGCCACCTGGATGTCCTTGGGCATGATTGTGACTCGCTTGGCGTGGATGGCACACAAGTTGGTATCTTCAAAGAGACCAACCAGGTAGGCTTCGCTAGCTTCCTGCAGAGCCATCACGGCCGAGCTCTGGAAGCGCAGGTCAGTCTTGAAGTCCTGAGCGATTTCACGCACCAAGCGCTGGAAAGGCAGCTTGCGGATCAGCAGCTCGGTACTCTTCTGGTAGCGACGGATCTCACGCAGAGCCACAGTTCCGGGGCGATAGCGATGGGGCTTCTTCACACCACCGGTGGCTGGGGCACTCTTGCGAGCGGCTTTGGTTGCCAGTTGTTTGCGTGGCGCCTTGCCACCAGTCGATTTGCGAGCGGTCTGCTTGGTACgggccattttatattcttcttattttcactGTCTGTCCACTGTTTACTTCACGAGTCTGAAAACACAATAAACGAGCTGCGCATTGCCTACCCTCTTATATAGCAAAACGTGGAGGGTGGAAAAGAGAGAGCTAGTCGAAGCACATGCCATTTCGTTTGTCGAGCACAGAGCGAGAAGGCCATAGCGTTCGGGCTCGCTCGTGCAGAGCAGAGTTTAGGTATAAATAGGAGCGGCCGACGCGGCTTCTACATTAGTTCAGTGGTGACTTTcgaagtgtaaaaataaaatagtgaaaaatgaCTGGTCGCGGTAAAGGAGGCAAAGGCTTGGGAAAAGGTGGCGCCAAGCGTCATCGCAAAGTGCTGCGTGATAACATCCAGGGTATCACAAAGCCAGCCATCCGTCGTCTGGCTCGGCGTGGCGGCGTGAAGCGCATTTCGGGACTCATTTACGAGGAAACCCGTGGTGTTCTGAAGGTGTTTTTGGAGAACGTGATCCGTGATGCCGTCACCTACACTGAACACGCCAAGAGGAAGACCGTCACAGCCATGGACGTCGTCTACGCCCTGAAGAGACAAGGCCGCACCCTGTACGGTTTCGGCGGTTAAAAAATCAGTACAGTCTGTACTTCTCAACaatcggtccttttcaggaccaccacttaatttcataaaagagaaaaattatcaagttatatttcgcatatatcttaacattgaatattctagcccaagaatggaaatatctttatttgaaTTGGTCGGGGTTTCCGTAGGAAGACAATCACATCTTTAGGTAGCGTAAACTGTCTTGCAATGACAATGTTcattgtccatgtcctggaatttctctgacgactgtactattggtttctgcatagcgataaccaaaaatataaatattatatgtatattttatatatacaaaatttatttattatataattattaatattgtttaaacttagctaggcatatttgaaaatgtaagtttcttttaaaatagtttggtcgtcctgaaaaggacgtttgggtttgagtttgtttttatgtacaaggttgctggcacgctttttgaacgcttaagccttcttctcggtcttcttgggcaacagaacagcctggatgttggGCAACACACCTCCCTGGGCAATGGTGACGCCGGAGAGCAGCTTGTTCAACTCTTCGTCGTTGCGGATGGCCAGCTGCAGATGACGCGGGATGATCCTCGTCTTCTTGTTGTCACGAGCAGCATTGCCAGCCAACTCGAGAACTTCAGCGGCCAGATATTCCATCACGGCAGCAAGGTAAACTGGAGCGCCGGCACCGACGCGCTCGGCGTAGTTGCCCTTGCGGAGCAGACGATGGATACGGCCGACAGGGAACTGAAGTCCGGCACGGTTGGACCGGGACTTTGCCTTTCCCTTAACTTTGCCACCTTTTCCACGACCAgacattttctcttatttcactttattcactgcacacacacgaaGAACGAATGTTGCCGGCTGCCCAGCTTGTCAcgaatttatacttttagttCTGCCTGTGCGTTCAGTTAGGGGTGGGTCGCCTTAGACCTGAAAACATTGcttgaaaaaaagtataagagCGAACACCCAAGCCCGACTGCTATGAAAAGTGAGTTAATCGCAAAGTGAAGTGCCGCCTAAAACCAGTGGAAAGGCAGCCAAGAAGGCTGGCAAGGCCCAGAAGAACATCACTAAGAacgacaagaagaagaagcggaaGAGGAAGGAGAGCTATGCTATCTACATCTACAAGGTCCTGAAGCAGGTCCATCCCGACACTGGCATTTCCTCGAAGGCGATGAGCATCATGAACAGCTTTGTGAATGACATCTTCGAGCGCATTGCTGCCGAGGCTTCTCGTCTGGCGCACTACAACAAGCGCTCGACCATCACCAGTCGGGAAATCCAAACTGCTGTTCGTCTGCTCCTGCCCGGAGAGTTGGCAAAGCACGCCGTCAGTGAGGGAACCAAGGCTGTCACCAAGTACACCAGCTCCAAGTAAATTTCCCCGCGGATGCGGAGAAGCATTAAAAAGGCCCTTTTCAGGGCCACAAAAAGTTTTACCAAAGAATCTGAATTTTCAAAAgcctaatttttctttaaatatataaagcttccattttaaaaccaaaagctgtcctgtaaaatataaaatctatttcgAATTGAAATTTTCCTGGAATtgtacaatttaaatgtggcccctttaaaaaatttggaaaaaaaagtaattctaccaaaaaaaatcgacttagaTCGGTATGctgaccaaaaattaatatggtttatagggtcggacatGACTCTTGACTGCGATACGCTATTTTCctccgaaaattaatttattagtattattatttaagattaCCTTAATTTACTTCTTCGACGCCGTGGTCTTGGCTTTCGGCTTCTTAGCGGTAGCCGGATGAGTTGCTTTCTTCACTGCCTTCTTAGGCTTGGCGGACGCTGCTGCCTTGGCCTTCGgtgccttggctgcctttggcttcgcggcggccggcttagcctttgctgctgctggctttgcctttacgactccagttttcttggcatccttggcctttgccttctcagttttcttcttctcggcAGTCTTCTTGGTGGCAACGGCCTTCTTAGCCTTGGGTTTCTTGTCAGCAGCTCCGGCGGCTTTCTTTGCGGTGGCTCCGGCTTTCTTGGTGACTACCTTCttgcttttgacttttttctcagcagccgcaacctttggcttgggctcctttttggcagaggccgacagtttgaaggaaccagacgcaccctttccctttgtttgGATCAGCTTTCCATTAGCCACTGCGGACTTCAAGTACTTCTTGATGAATGGAGCCAGTTTCTGGGCGTCGCATTTGTAGGTGGCAGtgatatatttcttgattGCCAGAAGCGATGAGCCACCACGCTCCTTCAAGTTCTTGATGGAAGCATCCACCATTTGTTGAGTTGGCGGATGTGATGAACCTGAACCAGATGCCTTTTTGGCGGCCACCTTCTTCTCAACTGCCGCtaacgaaaaacacttttgtttgtatagaaATGGCGCGAGCGGTCTAGAcagtgttgccagatgaaAATTTGGCTTTCCCCCTACAAAATCGCAATAAGTTGAAATTTCCCCTTTAAAAATCCAGTTTTcactctaaatttaaaaatcagttaatttcataaatataaggAAGAAACATCATTTTGttagttaattttaatgtttttttatacatatgcaTCGATAACATTTTCCGAAAACTTGTTGAAATTGTTGGGTAGATCATAAATTCTACAATGTTTTTTCAAAACATAGTATTATAACCAGGGCACGTAATCAttataagtaaaaaaataaaaatcgacGATTAATGATTatctattgattttaatatatttcacttgccattaataattataattttatatttacttcatcgctcaaacaataataattattattttgagcgaaaaaagtcccatcaaaaaataataatcattttttGAGCGATATTTTTTCGCTCAGAATTTCGCTCAATGTGTAATAACTTCTTTCTCAGAGGGGTcttcgaaaaattttttacaTGCTTCTATTCTTTGAGCGAGTaagtaaaacttaaaaattaataattaaaattggtttaaatataaaaaatctagatTCCAGCAATCATTGGTTATCTTGAAAGAGCTTCCAAATTGTAGCCGATTGGTATAATTCGTTTCTTTGTGCGAATTTTCCAAGtgaatgatttttttgtttaaagaaaacattgataatcattatttacggtccctgATTATAACAAGtgtgacgcgcagacgcgcacaaaTATATACGTAAGATAAAATAAGGATGATAATAGATTATTCAATAGAAAACTATGAATATGAAATATGGAAtagatttgaattaaatgcgcgcgcgcgccatgatcaGGCGCAAAGGGTCACATTGGCCCAAATGACGATCTGGCCACACTCTTAATGGCAAATTTCTCCGGGCGCGTCGGTCACACTCGGCCGCACTGGagcgctatataaggcgagctccAGCCCTTAGTAAGCATTCAGTTTTCGaccagcgatcggccaagtctaCTCTGGGGCCGGGTCGGCATTtctttcagcaaccacctcagacaacaaataaatttctgagacgaacACTGGCCATCctttaagggggtttcctgaattaggaggcaaaaaaaatcgatttttttttattgcttaaatcgatagataaactatctaagaatataccacaaaaatttcagaagccaattcgaagtattttcgaagatacagagatgaaagcaaagAAGCGCCGGGTAGGTTTGCAGGCGCTTGGCGAACTTTGAGGCCCGTTTTctcacttttaatttttacgattctttcgaattggcgggaaagataacaaaaaaacttattgaccgattgaaacgaataaaggcaTAAACGaatttttacagcatgttaaagtcaatattttatcccgaaaaatgaaatattgactttaacatgctgtaaaaaatataaaaagcggttttcaacaacacttttagttcaaatagaagagaatttaattctaaagagaaaagcctttattcgtttcaatcggtcaataagtttttttgttatctttcccgccaattcgaaagaatcgtaaaaattaaaagtgagaaaacgggcctcaaagttcgccaagcgcctgcaaacctacccggcgctcctttgctttcatctctgtatcttcgaaaatacttcgaattggcttatgaaatttttgtggtatattcttagatagtttatctatcgatttaagtaataaaaaaaaaaatcgattttttttgcctcctaattcaggaaacccccttaaccACCAGAATGACCAAACCGTCACAAGCTCGTTGCGAGTTGAAAAACCCTGAATCACATTTAGGTTTTgagtgtttttgtgttttttttagttttttttttgtgttttgtgt
It contains:
- the LOC138929646 gene encoding histone H1-like, which produces MSDSAVATSASPVAAPPAPVEKKVAAKKASGSGATKAKKAAVPPSHPPTQQMVDASIKNLKERGGSSLLAIKKYITATYKCDAQKLAPFIKKYLKSAVANGKLIQTKGKGASGSFKLSASAKKEPKPKVAAAEKKVKSKKVVTKKAGATAKKAAGAADKKPKAKKAVATKKTAEKKKTEKAKAKDAKKTGVVKAKPAAAKAKPAAAKPKAAKAPKAKAAASAKPKKAVKKATAPATAKKPKAKTTASKK
- the LOC138928582 gene encoding histone H3-like, which produces MARTKQTARKSTGGKAPRKQLATKAARKSAPATGGVKKPHRYRPGTVALREIRRYQKSTELLIRKLPFQRLVREIAQDFKTDLRFQSSAVMALQEASEAYLVGLFEDTNLCAIHAKRVTIMPKDIQVARRIRGERA
- the LOC138928583 gene encoding histone H4 — protein: MTGRGKGGKGLGKGGAKRHRKVLRDNIQGITKPAIRRLARRGGVKRISGLIYEETRGVLKVFLENVIRDAVTYTEHAKRKTVTAMDVVYALKRQGRTLYGFGG
- the LOC138927895 gene encoding histone H2A; its protein translation is MSGRGKGGKVKGKAKSRSNRAGLQFPVGRIHRLLRKGNYAERVGAGAPVYLAAVMEYLAAEVLELAGNAARDNKKTRIIPRHLQLAIRNDEELNKLLSGVTIAQGGVLPNIQAVLLPKKTEKKA
- the LOC138928585 gene encoding histone H2B-like, which gives rise to MLPAAQLVTNLYFYGKAAKKAGKAQKNITKNDKKKKRKRKESYAIYIYKVLKQVHPDTGISSKAMSIMNSFVNDIFERIAAEASRLAHYNKRSTITSREIQTAVRLLLPGELAKHAVSEGTKAVTKYTSSK